The Henckelia pumila isolate YLH828 chromosome 2, ASM3356847v2, whole genome shotgun sequence genome includes a window with the following:
- the LOC140883536 gene encoding cell division control protein 48 homolog C-like — MNDSDSTRQKMEDEEYEDLAGMSKIVIQEVELAVMLPLFRTYLLHHLGLTPTVGVLLHGPPGVGKTMLAHAVAKKANVPIYKISVTECLSGALVGPEETIKKIFLEANSTAPAIVFIDDIDAVTSNNGDFHDDTARLRIFSQLRKCIDESYQLSCQKVSERSDEKCGCVVIIAETTRLDAIHPSLKTGERFGCQIAVDYPNEEARNDILVKFASKDKVDAGDIRKVARSTAGFVGADLASLVDKARTLAVDDRKDLTLSEFEKAGKMVQPLIREGFSVLPCLNWDDVGGLGYLKRELSIEIVDRSKRPEVFEEHGLDLWAGILLYGPPGIGKALVAKAAANEAGATFIHIKGLELPKNYYGGSGLAEIFRRARICSPCVIFFEEVHTLLSKDRGKERGLVAKQLYYTLLQEFDEGKNQGLFLIGSTDRLEAMDPSVLRYGRFGKRYYIPLPSPGDRGKIMAVLARKNNIHTDADLVGLGMHSLVNFSGADISKLLNQAFVAASKRGSADSRIVNNEDFVTALKKISPTISKEENQHYESVAKEFKLL, encoded by the exons ATGAATGATTCTGATTCGACTCGCCAAAAGATGGAGGATGAGGAATATGAGGATCTAGCAGGGATGAGTAAAATAGTGATCCAAGAAGTGGAACTTGCGGTGATGCTCCCTCTTTTTCGTACATATCTTCTGCACCATCTGGGACTGACTCCCACCGTGGGGGTGTTGCTTCACGGCCCACCTGGAGTTGGTAAAACTATGCTGGCTCATGCCGTTGCCAAGAAGGCAAATGTCCCAATTTACAAGATTTCTGTGACTGAGTGCTTGTCTGGAGCTTTAG TTGGGCCTGAAGAGACCATAAAAAAAATCTTCTTAGAAGCGAACAGCACAGCGCCTGCGATTGTTTTTATCGACGATATCGATGCAGTCACATCAAACAACGGAGATTTTCATGATGACACAGCGCGACTGCGCATTTTTTCACAGTTGAGAAAGTGCATAGACGAGTCGTACCAGCTCTCTTGCCAAAAAGTTTCGGAAAGATCTGACGAAAAATGTGGTTGCGTTGTCATAATCGCGGAAACTACCAGACTGGACGCCATCCACCCTTCCCTGAAGACAGGTGAACGTTTCGGATGTCAAATCGCTGTAGATTATCCCAATGAAGAAGCAAGAAATGATATATTGGTTAAGTTCGCCAGCAAAGATAAAGTTGATGCAGGAGACATACGGAAAGTTGCCAGGTCCACTGCTGGGTTTGTTGGAGCTGATCTGGCTTCACTCGTTGACAAGGCTAGAACCCTTGCGGTTGACGACAGAAAAGATCTTACGCTTTCTGAATTTGAG AAAGCTGGTAAAATGGTACAACCTCTTATAAGAGAAGGTTTTTCTGTCTTGCCATGTTTGAACTGGGATGATGTTGGAGGTCTTGGTTATCTCAAAAGAGAACTAAGCATTGAGATAGTTGATCGATCAAAGCGTCCTGAAGTTTTTGAG GAGCATGGGCTTGATTTATGGGCTGGAATTCTGCTTTATGGCCCTCCAGGAATTGGGAAGGCACTGGTTGCCAAGGCTGCGGCAAACGAAGCTGGCGCGACCTTTATTCACATTAAG GGCCTGGAACTGCCAAAAAACTATTATGGGGGAAGTGGTTTGGCAGAAATTTTCCGTCGTGCAAGAATATGTTCTCCATGCGTAATTTTCTTTGAAGAG GTACATACATTATTATCAAAAGACCGCGGCAAAGAAAGGGGACTTGTTGCCAAGCAACTGTATTATACG CTACTGCAGGAGTTCGACGAAGGAAAGAACCAGGGTCTCTTCTTGATTGGTTCCACAGATAG gcttgaagctatggaccCATCAGTTCTTAGATATGGAAGATTTGGGAAGAGATATTATATCCCACTTCCTAGTCCCGGCGATCGTGGAAAGATCATGGCTGTGCTTGCTCGGAAGAACAATATACATACCGATGCTGATCTTGTAGGTCTTGGGATGCACAGTCTTGTAAATTTCAGCGGAGCTGATATATCCAAATTG TTGAATCAAGCTTTCGTTGCTGCATCAAAAAGAGGTTCGGCTGACTCGCGTATCGTGAACAATGAGGATTTTGTAACAGCATTGAAGAAGATCTCACCCACCATTTCTAAAGAG GAAAATCAGCACTATGAGAGTGTAGCAAAAGAATTCAAATTGCTGTGA